The window aaaaaaaaaaaagactacaaTGAGAAAAAAGACCAAACAAAGAGAGAAACAAAGATGAGAGTGGCTCCTCACTCTTGTCGTCGCCAAATGCTGAGCCTGCAATCAAAGTGAAGGCAGTACAAAAACTCTTGGTTTGGGTCAGGCAAAACATCAACAAACTTGGCGTACTCACGAGGTAAAGCAACCACGTAGAGGGTTGCGTCGTATTGTAAATCAAACACGACAAGCTCTCTAGGAAAGGTGACGAAGATGATGTGTTTCCAGTGTGGTGAGAAAGAGAATTTCGCAGAATAAAAAGGGAAAACGGCTGTTGAAGAGTGACTGCTGCTGCTGCTACTAACAAGGGCCTCACGTTCTAGCTTCTGCAGATCGGTGCTATCCGTTTGGATGTGAAACTCCTTGGACGTAACATCGTTCTCAGTGATCCCAACCAGTTTAACGGAAAGAAGAAACCCTTTGAGTCCGAGAAGGCAGAAATGGCTGGAGTCGAAGGGATCGCAACGGATGCAAGATATGAACTCAGGAGATGAGTCATGTTTCCAGAACACGTGTCCTGAATCCGTGTAGAGCGTGAGAGAAGATGAACCGGAGATGGCAGCAATGATGTAAGATTCGGGTAGAGCCAATACCCAACAGAGATCCTGCACGCCTCCGTCAGAGTCTTGTTCAAGCCATAGGCGGACAGAAGGGACGCGAAAGTCAACAAGAGCGATGCGGCCGAGGTTATCACCCACAGCGATGAGGAGATGAGAGGAGAAGGGATCACGCTGACGACTGAGTGGGAGAGGAGCCCACCGAAGAGAGGTGACTGTAGGACTTGCAGATGAGAGAGGGGAAGGGAGGGAGACGGTGGAAATGAGCTGCAGAGACTGTGAGTCGACGAGAGAGACACAAGGACCAGAAGCAAACGCGAGCAGGCCGGAGGTGCTGAGGTCGGCAGCTGATAAGTTGCTTCGGCTAGGTGGTCCAGGTAGAATAGAATTAGAGGACgaactcatttttttttcttattagctttctTTGAGAATTGTAGGATGATTTGTATGTTTTTTTAGAGTTTTGGAGGGAGAAACTAAATGATGTTGCGCATCTGTTTAGGCTGAAGACTCTATCTCATGTTTCTAATAACAGAATCCCCCAAACCGTTAGGATCTCTGCTTTACTTTCAACTTACTAAATTTCTACCTATTTTTATCTTTCCGCACTATTATAAAAGATGAATATGATTATTATGTATTGTTTGTAGCATTTGGGCTGCATAGCATAAAATCAGAGTTTATTAATTCTAGATCGTACGaaacaaaaatattcataatCCTTTTAATCTAATAAGCAGAGAGCCAAATTTATGTATACATAAGATttgatataataatattatatatgagAGCTTCTGTGCTCCTAGCATTTCGTTAGCCTCTCACTTCTAGTAGTAATGTAATGATAAAAAACCCGAGGATCCAATCGTCAAATCTCATACACCATTTCATATCATCACGAGGAGAACCGAGATAGAGATGACTAATGCCACATAGCAAGAAGCTACCTGCAACAAAACACAGAAGATAATAGTCTCAATACAAGACTCAAAGATCATACATACATAATCAGAGTATTATTCATCATCATACCTTTGACGATGAAAAGGACTTTAGGCTGTTGAATCCGATATCATAAGATATGGTTCCATCAGGCTTATAAAGTCCAAAGTGGGTCTCAGAACTTTTCCCCGGTTTGGAATTTTCATTGAACAACGCAAAGATGTACGCCTTGAGCACCTTTTTGGGCCTAAGAGGCGTCCCTTTCTTCTTTGCAAGCCTCTTCCTGAGGTTATAGTTATAAGTCCTGGCGTTCTCAGGAGTCGCAGCTGGTTCATCCGAATCACCTTTAGAAGCCCACCCCGTTTCAGTAATCATGACCTCCATCTCCTTGAACCCAGCATCTTCCAGGGCCATGTAAGCCGCGTCAATCTGCGCGTCAAGCATGTTATCATACCGCAGATTGGTTTTCGGGTCGTAGATCCCTTCAGTCGGCTTGAAAAGCGCGTAGTTGATATCGATCTGAGTCGGGTTATAAGTGTATGCCAAAAACGGGTAAGCGTTCAGACAAAAAGGAGAGCCAATCTGATCAAAGAACTCCAGTAACGGCTTCATGAACTGAACAACATTGTCCTTGAAAACACAAGAAGACGGCGGGTACGAGTCAGCAAACACAGCCTGCGAATGAGCCGTGGTGATCTGTACCGTTTCCTCAagattcatcttcttcaagGCGTTGTAGACGTTCTTCGCAGCGCCTAGTAAGGCTCCGGAGAGCTCGGAGTCGCCGCCTCCTAAAACTTCGTTGCCTATGGCGATACCACGGATCCGGGTGGTTGGTAAGAAAGAATGAACATTGTCTTTGACCCAAGTGAGGGCGTGGTCAGCGTTAGAGCTCATCTCTTTCAAGAAGCCGTTAGGGAGACCAACGACAAGGTCTAAACCAGTGCCGCTGAAGGCTTGGAGGACAGTGTGGTCGGCGTCGTAGATACGGACGTTACGGATTTTAGCTTGCTTAAGAAGTAAGACTACTTTATCAGGCGAGGGGATGTTATCAGCGATCCTTCCATAGTTTATCCCGTAAGTTCCAACGAATGCTCCTTTTGCTGGAGACAATCAACAACACTATTAGACTCAACCCATAAACTGTATTAAATAATCTTTTATTGAAATCGGATTGAACCTGTTAAAATcggactgaagaagaagaagaggaagttgAGAAGAAGCAACCGAGAACTTCTCATCTGATATTTTTTGGGAAAAAGAGATAGACGATTCAGGTCACAGAGAGCTAACCGAGAATCTGGTTCCACAGCAACATTAGATTCTTCGGATCAACCAAAACCCTTAAAAGTCTGGAAGAGAAACccaaagtgattttttttttctgcttgACTTGAATGAATGATTGAttgcaaaagagagagagagatatttttgggggggggggattCGTCTTCGTCGCTGTCGAGAGTATATGAAATAAGTTGcaatgtgaaacaaaaaaaaaggagagagaatAAGTTGGcaatttcactttttttttaatcttttaaataAAGTGTTTAAGtgaatataattaataatatgaaAAGGGAAAATAAGATTGGAAATTTCGTAGTTGTTAAGTAGTGATGTGGTTGGACGGTGTGTTTCTTTGGACGTACCAGCATTACAGCTAAATCAGACGTGTATGGACCTCATTGCATCACTTTTCCTCAAGtgcttttgttttcttattagtATAACAAAACATCTAATTTTCTCTCTCCTTTCTCTCTAACTTTCCCAGAGCTTAAATTTACCGGTTCTCGGCTCTGGTGATTTTGTTTCGTTCTacagtaagttttttttattatctaatAACATTGAAACTATGATATTTTTACTAACCAAGGGTGTAACCCCACGAAAGCGAGGAGTCGGGTATGTAGTTGTTTCTCTATATTACTTTGTTGAAATGCCAAGATTTGTGTTTTCACCATTTGAGATTGCCTCTAAGTTTGTTATAATCACGCTATGCAATATGCTTCTAAGTTTTCACCATTTGATTCCAATTCCATCTCACCTTTGAATCTAATGCCTTTATCTTTGAGTGAAAGAATTAATGTtgatggtaaaaaaaaaaggcataAATGGTGAAACAGTTTCATACTGAAGCTAGAAGGAACTTGGAGGAGAAAACCAAGCAGTATGTTAGACAAGTTAACAAGGACAgcgtgagatgatctttgaTGTGGGTGATCAAGTTTGGGTCCATTTGAGAAATGAGAGGTTTCCAAATGAAAGGAAATCAAAGCTAATGTCAAGGATTAATGGTCTTTTGACAGTCACACACATAATCAACAACAATGCCTATAAACTCGATATGTAAGGTAAGAATGATGTTTGTGataattttaatgtttctaactTGGCTTTTTTTTGTTGCAGATAATctaga of the Brassica rapa cultivar Chiifu-401-42 chromosome A03, CAAS_Brap_v3.01, whole genome shotgun sequence genome contains:
- the LOC103858345 gene encoding glucan endo-1,3-beta-glucosidase 11, encoding MRSSRLLLLNFLFFFFSPILTAKGAFVGTYGINYGRIADNIPSPDKVVLLLKQAKIRNVRIYDADHTVLQAFSGTGLDLVVGLPNGFLKEMSSNADHALTWVKDNVHSFLPTTRIRGIAIGNEVLGGGDSELSGALLGAAKNVYNALKKMNLEETVQITTAHSQAVFADSYPPSSCVFKDNVVQFMKPLLEFFDQIGSPFCLNAYPFLAYTYNPTQIDINYALFKPTEGIYDPKTNLRYDNMLDAQIDAAYMALEDAGFKEMEVMITETGWASKGDSDEPAATPENARTYNYNLRKRLAKKKGTPLRPKKVLKAYIFALFNENSKPGKSSETHFGLYKPDGTISYDIGFNSLKSFSSSKVASCYVALVISISVLLVMI